The DNA window TTATTTCTCTGGAATGAGATTAGTATTTTGAATGCACAGATGGTATGTTCAAAGGAATCTACCACGGGAAGCAATACCACGCAGCTGACATAGCAGCTGTATTGAGCAGGGCTTGGAGTGCTGGCGTTCAGCGAATCATTGTGAGTCttgttcattttgttttgtaatgCGTATTAGCTCGTATGCGTGAAGGGTTATCCCCATTGTTCGGGTCTTTGATTGCTTTTTTGGTATCTTTAAGTTCTGAAACATGTATCCATGGATTGGCTTCCTTAATGCTCTTATGTGCTAATCTTTCCACTATTTCTTTCTGCCAAAGTTACTTCCTTACGTCTCGCAGAAATAGAAATAGGAAAAAAGGCATCCTAAAATGCGAGAAGGGATCTgaacttgtttttttaaagattcTTAATAATACATTCTTTAGACTTGGAGGTACTATTCATAGCTTGATGGTGTTGAAATGTGGATATTGTTTTAACTCTCAGGCCTTAATCTTTCATTCAGACTTTTATTTCCATGACCggaaagatgaaagaaaataaaaatacatatagCATGCATCTTAGATGGATTCTGATCAACCATTTATGTCTTGctgtctttttttcttccttttttggcCTGAAGATGATACAATCTAGAATAGTTTGTAATTGCAGGTGACTGGTGGATCACTCGAGGAATCAAGGGAGGCCCTTAAAATTGCAGAAACAGAtggtattattttgtttttgttgtctaAATTCTGTTGAACTTCTTTGTACTCTTTTTGAACTTCCTCATCCCCTACTGGGTTATCTGTGTTTCTCTTGGTTCAACTTGTTTTGCTTGTAGGAAGGCTTTTTTGTACTGTGGGTGTGCATCCAACAAGATGCAAGGTTAtttattcttctattttttgtgCCTCATTCATGGTTTCGTATAGCTTGTGATATACTTTCTTTTCAGGAATTTGAAGAGAGTGGTGACCCAGAAACGTATTTTCAGGCTCTTCTTTCATTGACCAAAGAGGGAATTGAGAAAGGAAAGGTTAGGAAACTCATTTCAGAAAACTCTAAGTTGCACCCCTTTGTCATGATTCTTTGAGAGAATTAATCATTTCTTGCCACACATATGTATTTAAGGTCGTTGCAGTTGGTGAATGTGGATTAGATTATGATAGGCTTCACTTTTGCCCTGCCGATGTTCAAAAGAAGTAAGTGTTCACTGAGAAGAATATTCTTCAGATCCCATGTTATGCATTACATTTTTTGCAACCCAACAGATATGCAGTCTTGTGTTATAGAATTGGCTATTTATTTCTGAGCTGTGCAATTGCAGATATTTCGAGAAGCAGTTTGAATTAGCACACGCAACAAAGCTTCCTATGTTTCTACACATGCGTGCAGCTGCTGAAGATTTTTGTGATATTGTAGAACGAAATAAGCAAAGGTCAGGCTTCTAAACTAATGAGAGAACCAAACCTTTACCATCTTGGAATTTTCTAGATTTAGGGCACTTATCATCtggatttgaaattgaaacttagaaaCAAGATCATGGTTTTGAGGAATAAAACTATAAGCAACAAGAGcaaaaacatcaattatttcAACAGGGACATGTCTGTGCAAGCAATATGCTGGGATCCAATTTGTTTTTTGCGACTAAATTATTCAGTTCACTAAAATATACACATTTGGCAACCACCAGCTTTTctttcagaaaaaattgtaaaGGAAATGGTAGAAACAATAAAATGGACATGAATGAAAGGGAAATCAAATTACTTGCGGTGGATGTAAGTATCTTTAATACACTTTAtaggagagaaaagaaatacatatACGTATAAGCATTCATACATCAcgtatctttttcttttggctgAGAGGAGAAAAGAGACAATTATACGGgcataaacttaaaaaatccAACGGAGTTGCACTGTTAAAGAATACAGTTCAAGTATTACACATGTatacttttcattttcctcacTTCCTTTCGATTATTGCAATTCTCACAAATGATTAGGAACTTACAAAACTTAGCTGCTTTCATTTCTGATTGCACGGATGTTGATCGTGCCAATTATGCTTGTTGCTGCATAGGTTTTGTGCTGGAGTTGTTCATTCTTTCACAGATAGTGCAGAAGATCGTGACAGGCTTCTGGCATTCAGTAATTTGTACATAGGTGATTGCCACTTGTTCATCCTTCCagct is part of the Cucurbita pepo subsp. pepo cultivar mu-cu-16 chromosome LG03, ASM280686v2, whole genome shotgun sequence genome and encodes:
- the LOC111790801 gene encoding putative deoxyribonuclease TATDN1 isoform X2 — translated: MMKYGMFKGIYHGKQYHAADIAAVLSRAWSAGVQRIIVTGGSLEESREALKIAETDGRLFCTVGVHPTRCKEFEESGDPETYFQALLSLTKEGIEKGKVVAVGECGLDYDRLHFCPADVQKKYFEKQFELAHATKLPMFLHMRAAAEDFCDIVERNKQRFCAGVVHSFTDSAEDRDRLLAFSNLYIGINGCSLKTAENLDVVKGIPIERLMIETDSPYCEIKNTHAGIKFVKSVWTSKKKEKHDEQCIVKGRNEPCLVRQVLEVLAGCKGITDINQLSETLYHNTCRVFFPQDLDSAADALLAGSQVLDEKN
- the LOC111790801 gene encoding putative deoxyribonuclease TATDN1 isoform X1, which codes for MGTLRMIDIAVNFTDGMFKGIYHGKQYHAADIAAVLSRAWSAGVQRIIVTGGSLEESREALKIAETDGRLFCTVGVHPTRCKEFEESGDPETYFQALLSLTKEGIEKGKVVAVGECGLDYDRLHFCPADVQKKYFEKQFELAHATKLPMFLHMRAAAEDFCDIVERNKQRFCAGVVHSFTDSAEDRDRLLAFSNLYIGINGCSLKTAENLDVVKGIPIERLMIETDSPYCEIKNTHAGIKFVKSVWTSKKKEKHDEQCIVKGRNEPCLVRQVLEVLAGCKGITDINQLSETLYHNTCRVFFPQDLDSAADALLAGSQVLDEKN